One Deinococcus multiflagellatus DNA segment encodes these proteins:
- the minD gene encoding septum site-determining protein MinD, with protein sequence MNAKVIVVTSGKGGVGKTTTTANIGAALAKLGEKVAVIDVDVGLRNLDVVMGLESRVVFDLVDVLEGKCRMSQALIRDKRVENLYLLPASQTRDKDALDPEVFKGVVRDLVEQEGFTRILIDSPAGIESGFKTAAAPAQGALVVVNPEVSSVRDADRIIGLLEAQQVSEIRLVINRLRPKMVASGNMLSEADILDILGVKPIGIIPEDEGIIVSTNVGEPAVLGKTKAGEAFMATARRLKGEDVPYPKFEEDRGFLAALRRLFGGA encoded by the coding sequence ATGAATGCCAAGGTCATTGTGGTCACGTCCGGCAAAGGGGGCGTGGGCAAAACCACGACCACCGCGAACATTGGGGCGGCGCTTGCCAAGCTGGGCGAGAAGGTCGCGGTTATTGACGTGGACGTGGGCCTGCGCAACCTCGACGTGGTGATGGGCCTGGAGTCGCGCGTGGTGTTCGATCTGGTGGACGTGCTGGAAGGCAAGTGCCGCATGAGTCAGGCCCTGATCCGCGACAAGCGCGTGGAGAACCTGTACCTGCTCCCCGCCTCCCAGACCCGCGACAAAGACGCCCTGGACCCCGAAGTCTTCAAGGGCGTGGTGCGCGACCTGGTGGAGCAGGAAGGCTTTACCCGCATTCTCATTGACAGTCCCGCCGGTATCGAGTCCGGTTTCAAGACGGCCGCCGCCCCCGCCCAGGGCGCCCTGGTCGTGGTGAACCCCGAAGTGTCCAGCGTGCGCGACGCCGACCGCATCATTGGCCTGCTGGAAGCGCAGCAGGTCAGCGAGATCCGGCTGGTGATCAACCGCCTGCGTCCCAAGATGGTGGCCAGCGGCAACATGCTCTCTGAAGCCGACATCCTTGACATTCTGGGCGTTAAACCCATCGGCATCATTCCCGAGGACGAGGGCATCATCGTTTCGACCAACGTGGGCGAGCCGGCGGTGCTGGGCAAAACCAAGGCGGGCGAGGCGTTCATGGCCACCGCCCGGCGCCTGAAAGGTGAGGACGTG
- a CDS encoding alpha/beta hydrolase has translation MKLRHTSLLLLSLSAGLVACRPTPAPDPLAAYTGQTLNWTACDPTILGEDQTKLFGALGDRLRCADMTVPANWTKPNGTSMSVSLIRVAAANQSKRQGAIFFNPGGPGGDGLAFAPYYASFWENEKNPLPNAEGLKQMAGEFDLIGFSPRGVGASSRLYCGSNELADPINPPAADRSEKNIAALIRYGKLTAQACQKNPITPLINTDATARDLNLARQLIGDQKLNYIGYSYGTWLGSWYAKLFPEHTGRMLLDGNMSWNESMEDAFGLQPAAFERDFRDSVAPYLARQNEVLGLGDSGAKVYAAQNSLSEPLRSIMGNYIAQLMYGRDQLPFIGLLLKPAVVIDGVIKANPQASLEELLALSAKQTYFPIPELNAMGAELAQMFLFQRDQAMRPTPFPVEMGSFESTFTAITCNDTPWKQTLAGARARDDQDAKNYPLIGGGSVANACLQWKGGPSVQKPGVPANMPPILMLQNELDPATPQEGALRALNSTPSAKMIFIDDEPQHAAFPYGTTCVDKPIIDYFLTGKMPEGKMTTCTAMPLPMEDKVVPVKTLSVQSGALCVAQPGLSAQSLSEQRLTVARTEARRIIEDNARAFFLPKVGTGLKPEALKIQNCR, from the coding sequence ATGAAACTGCGTCATACTTCCCTGCTGCTGCTGTCCCTCTCTGCTGGTCTGGTGGCCTGCCGCCCCACGCCTGCCCCCGATCCCCTGGCGGCCTACACCGGCCAGACCCTGAACTGGACCGCCTGCGATCCCACCATCCTGGGCGAAGACCAGACGAAGCTGTTTGGGGCGCTGGGCGACCGCCTGCGCTGCGCCGACATGACGGTGCCCGCCAACTGGACCAAGCCCAACGGCACCTCCATGAGTGTGTCGCTGATTCGGGTGGCCGCCGCCAACCAGAGCAAGCGCCAGGGCGCCATTTTCTTCAATCCCGGTGGCCCCGGGGGCGACGGCCTGGCCTTTGCGCCCTACTACGCCAGCTTCTGGGAGAACGAGAAAAACCCTCTTCCCAACGCCGAAGGCCTCAAGCAGATGGCAGGCGAATTCGACCTGATCGGCTTCTCGCCGCGCGGTGTGGGCGCCAGCAGCCGCCTCTACTGCGGCAGCAATGAACTGGCGGATCCCATCAACCCCCCGGCGGCGGACCGCAGCGAGAAGAACATTGCGGCCCTGATCCGCTACGGCAAACTGACCGCCCAGGCCTGTCAGAAGAACCCCATCACCCCGCTGATCAACACCGATGCCACCGCCCGCGACCTGAACCTCGCGCGCCAGCTCATCGGCGACCAGAAACTGAACTACATCGGTTACTCCTACGGCACGTGGCTGGGTTCGTGGTACGCCAAGCTGTTCCCGGAGCACACCGGGCGCATGCTGCTGGACGGCAACATGTCCTGGAACGAGAGCATGGAAGATGCCTTCGGCCTGCAGCCTGCCGCTTTCGAGCGCGACTTCCGCGACTCGGTGGCGCCGTACCTGGCCCGGCAGAACGAGGTGCTGGGCCTGGGCGACAGCGGCGCCAAGGTCTACGCGGCCCAGAACAGCCTCAGCGAGCCGCTGCGCAGCATCATGGGCAACTACATTGCCCAGCTGATGTATGGCCGGGATCAGCTGCCCTTCATTGGCCTGCTGCTGAAGCCCGCCGTGGTGATTGACGGCGTGATCAAGGCCAACCCCCAGGCGAGCCTGGAAGAGCTGTTGGCCCTGAGCGCGAAGCAGACCTACTTTCCCATTCCTGAGCTGAACGCAATGGGCGCCGAGCTGGCCCAGATGTTCCTGTTCCAGCGTGACCAGGCGATGCGCCCCACGCCCTTCCCGGTGGAAATGGGCAGCTTCGAGTCCACCTTTACCGCCATCACCTGTAACGACACCCCCTGGAAGCAGACCCTGGCCGGCGCCCGCGCCCGGGACGACCAGGACGCCAAGAACTACCCGCTGATCGGCGGCGGTTCGGTGGCCAACGCCTGCTTGCAGTGGAAGGGTGGCCCCAGCGTGCAGAAGCCCGGCGTGCCGGCCAACATGCCCCCCATCCTGATGCTGCAAAACGAACTGGACCCCGCCACCCCCCAGGAAGGGGCCCTGCGCGCGTTGAACTCCACCCCCAGCGCCAAGATGATCTTTATTGACGACGAGCCCCAGCACGCGGCCTTCCCCTACGGGACCACGTGCGTGGACAAGCCGATCATTGACTACTTCCTGACCGGCAAGATGCCCGAAGGCAAGATGACCACCTGCACGGCCATGCCCCTGCCCATGGAAGACAAAGTGGTGCCGGTCAAGACCCTGAGCGTGCAAAGCGGCGCGCTGTGCGTGGCCCAGCCGGGCCTGAGCGCCCAGTCGCTGAGCGAACAGCGCCTGACGGTGGCCCGCACCGAGGCCCGCCGGATCATCGAGGACAATGCCCGCGCCTTCTTCCTGCCCAAGGTGGGCACCGGCCTGAAGCCCGAAGCCCTGAAGATCCAGAACTGCCGCTAA
- the rimO gene encoding 30S ribosomal protein S12 methylthiotransferase RimO has product MTQAVTPAPATSGGTKKVGFISLGCPKALVDSERILTQLRVEGYEVAPSYEDADAVIVNTCGFITPAVEESLNAIGEALDHGGKVIVTGCLGERPEKIMERHPKVAAITGSEAVDDVMGHVRELLPIETDAFTGLLPVAAPGMRPEREATRHGDVFAPSVKLTPRHYAYVKIAEGCNHTCSFCIIPKLRGLQVSRDAGAVLYEAFRLIAGGTKELMIISQDTSAYGVDVRYRESEFQGEQVRAHLTDLAAKLGEMGAWVRMHYIYPYPHVEKLVELMAQGKILPYLDVPLQHASPSVLKRMRRPGAGKQLDTIRRWREICPELVIRSTFIVGFPGETEEEFQELLQFLEDARLDRVGAFAYSDVEEADANRLDGPVPEEVKQERLARFMEVAQRISAEKLAEKVGRVMDVIVDEFNDDEDDQPGTKLIGRTKGDAPGIDGQVYVYAGDFAGQVKIGDIVRVRIEDSDEYDLYGEVVEKPAWTPNVPQLGHFGRH; this is encoded by the coding sequence ATGACACAAGCCGTAACGCCCGCCCCGGCGACGAGTGGGGGCACAAAAAAGGTGGGGTTTATCAGCCTGGGCTGCCCCAAGGCGCTGGTGGACAGCGAGCGGATTCTGACCCAGCTGCGCGTGGAGGGCTACGAGGTGGCCCCCAGCTACGAGGACGCCGACGCGGTGATCGTGAACACCTGCGGCTTTATCACGCCCGCCGTGGAAGAGAGCCTGAACGCCATTGGCGAGGCACTGGATCATGGCGGCAAGGTGATCGTGACCGGCTGCCTGGGCGAGCGCCCCGAGAAAATCATGGAGCGCCACCCCAAGGTGGCGGCCATTACCGGCAGCGAGGCGGTGGACGACGTGATGGGCCACGTGCGCGAACTGCTGCCCATTGAAACGGACGCCTTTACGGGCCTGCTGCCGGTGGCGGCCCCCGGCATGCGCCCCGAGCGCGAGGCCACCCGCCACGGCGACGTGTTCGCCCCCAGCGTGAAGCTGACGCCCCGGCACTACGCCTACGTGAAAATTGCCGAGGGCTGCAACCACACCTGCTCGTTCTGCATCATCCCCAAGCTGCGCGGCCTGCAGGTGTCGCGGGACGCGGGCGCGGTGCTGTACGAGGCCTTCCGGCTGATTGCGGGCGGCACCAAGGAACTCATGATCATCTCGCAGGACACCAGCGCCTACGGGGTGGACGTGCGGTACCGCGAAAGCGAATTCCAGGGCGAGCAGGTGCGCGCCCACCTGACCGATCTGGCCGCCAAGCTGGGCGAGATGGGCGCCTGGGTGCGCATGCACTACATCTACCCCTACCCGCACGTAGAAAAGCTGGTGGAGCTGATGGCGCAGGGCAAGATCCTGCCCTACCTGGATGTGCCGCTGCAGCACGCCAGCCCCAGTGTCCTGAAGCGCATGCGCCGGCCCGGGGCGGGCAAGCAGCTGGACACCATCCGCCGCTGGCGCGAGATCTGCCCGGAACTGGTCATCCGCTCCACCTTTATCGTGGGCTTCCCGGGTGAGACGGAGGAAGAGTTCCAGGAGCTGCTGCAGTTTCTGGAAGACGCCCGCCTGGACCGTGTGGGGGCCTTTGCCTACTCCGATGTGGAGGAGGCCGACGCGAATCGGCTGGACGGCCCCGTGCCCGAGGAAGTCAAGCAGGAGCGGCTGGCCCGCTTCATGGAAGTGGCCCAGCGGATCAGCGCCGAGAAGCTGGCCGAAAAGGTGGGCCGGGTGATGGACGTGATCGTGGACGAGTTCAACGATGACGAGGATGACCAGCCCGGCACCAAGCTGATTGGCCGCACCAAGGGCGACGCCCCCGGCATTGACGGGCAGGTGTATGTGTACGCCGGGGACTTCGCCGGGCAGGTCAAGATCGGCGACATCGTGCGCGTGCGCATTGAGGATAGTGACGAGTACGACCTCTACGGCGAGGTGGTCGAGAAACCGGCCTGGACGCCGAACGTGCCGCAGCTGGGGCATTTCGGGCGGCACTAG